The Desulfomicrobium orale DSM 12838 genome includes a window with the following:
- the flhA gene encoding flagellar biosynthesis protein FlhA yields MAAPIQNLTINYKRFTRQGDFLLAGGVVLILFVMLVPLPTIVLDVLLAFSISFSLVILITSMFMTSPLEFSIFPSVLLVTTLLRLALNVASTRLILLHGDQGTSAAGKVIQAFGEFVVGGNFAIGAVIFLILFILNKIVIVAGTTRIAEVAARFTLDAMPGKQMAIEADLNAGLIVERQAVKQRENLRREADFYGAMDGAGKFVSGDVNAGLFITFINIVGGVFIGVLQKDMGWMEAAQTFSLLTIGDGLVSTIPSLITSTSAGIIVSRAAAEARMGEEFIGQMTNHPKALKLVSAVLLLFSVVPGMPTVAFLMLSAALFGVSVVAERIKAESKSDEEPKKKDAAADSPEEVQSLLPLDLMELEVGYGLIPLVDEEQDGNLLARIRSIRRQFALDMGVIVPSLHLRDNLQLKPGEYVVQIKGNRVASAEIMIDHYLAMDPGDARHDIKGIETLEPAFNLPALWIPEVKKDEAVMAGYTVVDPSTVIATHLTEVFKQNLHEFLGRQEVQTLLDNLSQRAPKAVEELVPGILPLGVVQKVLQNLVREGVSIRDLLSIVECLADYGPSMKDADQLTEFVRQRLARTIIRPYLGPSSLLPIISLAPAVENIFQESIKRTESGSYLAMEPGLAHKIIQSINKAAEKGVAAEGQPVLLTSPLIRQHLAQLLSRFLPTMPVVSQAEIPSDIRLESVAMVEI; encoded by the coding sequence ATGGCGGCTCCAATCCAGAACCTGACCATCAATTACAAGCGGTTCACCCGGCAGGGAGATTTTCTCCTGGCCGGAGGTGTCGTGCTGATCCTCTTCGTGATGCTGGTTCCCTTGCCGACCATCGTTTTGGATGTGCTGCTGGCCTTTTCCATTTCTTTTTCTCTGGTCATCCTGATCACGTCCATGTTCATGACCTCGCCGCTGGAATTCTCCATTTTTCCGTCGGTGCTGCTGGTCACCACCCTGCTGCGGCTGGCTCTGAACGTGGCCTCCACCCGCCTCATCCTCCTGCACGGGGACCAGGGCACCTCAGCCGCGGGCAAGGTCATCCAGGCCTTCGGAGAGTTCGTGGTCGGCGGGAACTTCGCCATCGGCGCGGTCATATTTCTGATCCTGTTCATCCTGAACAAGATCGTCATCGTGGCCGGCACCACCCGCATCGCGGAAGTGGCCGCGCGGTTCACTCTGGACGCCATGCCCGGCAAGCAGATGGCCATCGAGGCGGACCTCAACGCCGGGCTCATCGTTGAACGCCAAGCCGTCAAACAGCGCGAAAACCTGCGCCGGGAAGCTGATTTCTACGGCGCCATGGACGGTGCGGGAAAATTCGTCTCCGGTGACGTGAACGCAGGTCTGTTCATCACGTTCATCAACATTGTCGGTGGCGTTTTCATCGGCGTCCTGCAGAAGGACATGGGCTGGATGGAAGCGGCCCAGACTTTTTCTCTGCTGACCATAGGCGACGGCCTTGTCTCCACCATTCCGTCCCTCATCACCTCTACCTCGGCCGGCATCATCGTCAGCCGGGCTGCGGCCGAAGCGCGCATGGGCGAAGAATTCATCGGCCAGATGACCAACCATCCCAAGGCGCTGAAGCTGGTTTCTGCCGTACTGCTGCTCTTTTCCGTGGTACCGGGCATGCCCACGGTAGCCTTTCTGATGCTCTCGGCCGCGCTCTTCGGCGTGTCTGTCGTGGCCGAACGCATCAAGGCCGAAAGCAAAAGCGACGAGGAGCCCAAAAAGAAAGATGCCGCCGCGGACAGCCCCGAAGAGGTGCAGAGTCTTCTGCCTCTGGATCTCATGGAACTGGAAGTGGGCTACGGGCTCATCCCCCTGGTGGACGAGGAACAGGACGGCAACCTGCTGGCCCGCATCCGTTCCATCCGGCGGCAGTTCGCCCTGGACATGGGCGTCATCGTCCCGTCCCTGCATCTGCGCGACAACCTTCAGCTCAAGCCCGGCGAATACGTGGTGCAGATAAAGGGCAACCGCGTGGCCTCGGCCGAAATCATGATCGATCACTATCTGGCCATGGACCCGGGAGACGCGCGTCACGACATCAAGGGTATCGAAACCCTGGAGCCCGCGTTCAACCTGCCGGCCCTGTGGATTCCGGAAGTCAAGAAGGACGAGGCGGTCATGGCCGGATACACGGTGGTGGATCCGTCCACGGTCATCGCCACGCATCTGACCGAGGTCTTCAAACAGAATCTGCACGAATTTCTCGGCCGTCAGGAAGTGCAGACCCTGCTGGACAATCTGTCCCAGCGCGCACCCAAGGCCGTGGAAGAGCTGGTGCCGGGCATCCTCCCCCTGGGCGTGGTGCAGAAGGTGCTCCAGAATCTGGTCCGGGAAGGGGTTTCCATCCGCGACCTGCTGTCCATCGTGGAATGCCTGGCCGACTACGGTCCATCCATGAAGGACGCCGACCAGCTGACGGAATTCGTGCGCCAGCGGCTGGCCCGGACCATCATCAGGCCCTATCTCGGCCCCTCCAGCCTGCTGCCGATCATCTCTCTTGCTCCGGCCGTGGAAAACATCTTTCAGGAGAGCATCAAGCGCACCGAGAGCGGCTCGTATCTGGCCATGGAGCCCGGCCTGGCCCACAAGATCATCCAGTCTATCAACAAGGCTGCGGAAAAAGGTGTCGCGGCCGAGGGACAGCCCGTGCTGCTCACTTCTCCGCTGATCCGCCAGCATCTGGCCCAGCTGCTGTCCCGTTTTCTGCCGACCATGCCCGTCGTGTCGCAGGCGGAAATTCCTTCGGACATCCGGCTCGAATCCGTAGCCATGGTGGAAATCTGA
- a CDS encoding MinD/ParA family protein, which yields MSASLPIVLSVASGKGGVGKTNISINLALCLERLGHRCVILDADLGLANIDVMLGLTPERNLFHVFHEGMSLSDILYPTDYGFSILPASSGVSEMLSLSTGQKLELLEAMDVLEDRIDFLIVDTGAGINDNVLYFNLAAQERLLVLTPEPTSLTDAYALIKVLKVRHGMERFHVLVNMARSERAAKDIFAKLHNACDHFLGGVSLNLVGSIPLDPNVRQAVIRQRPFCDLFPDSDACRAVDAVARKLSRWKPQEHLDGNIKFFWKKLLFAE from the coding sequence ATGAGCGCCTCTCTTCCCATCGTTCTCTCCGTCGCCTCCGGCAAAGGCGGCGTCGGCAAGACCAATATTTCCATCAATCTGGCCCTGTGCCTGGAACGCCTGGGACACCGGTGTGTCATTCTGGACGCCGATCTGGGCCTCGCCAATATCGATGTCATGCTGGGCCTGACTCCGGAACGCAACCTGTTCCATGTTTTCCACGAAGGGATGTCCTTGAGCGACATCTTGTATCCCACGGATTACGGGTTCTCCATTCTGCCCGCATCCAGCGGTGTCAGCGAGATGCTGTCCCTGTCCACCGGCCAGAAGCTGGAACTTCTGGAAGCCATGGACGTGCTGGAGGACCGGATCGATTTCCTGATCGTGGACACGGGCGCGGGCATCAACGACAATGTACTCTATTTCAATCTGGCCGCTCAGGAGCGCCTGCTCGTGCTCACGCCCGAACCCACTTCCCTGACGGACGCCTACGCCCTGATCAAGGTGCTGAAGGTCCGGCACGGCATGGAGCGCTTCCACGTGCTGGTCAACATGGCCCGGAGCGAGCGGGCGGCCAAGGATATCTTCGCCAAACTGCACAACGCCTGCGATCATTTTCTGGGCGGCGTGTCCCTCAATCTGGTGGGCTCCATACCTCTGGACCCGAACGTGCGGCAGGCCGTAATCCGGCAGCGGCCTTTCTGCGACCTGTTCCCGGACAGCGATGCATGCCGGGCCGTGGACGCCGTCGCGCGTAAACTGTCGCGCTGGAAACCGCAGGAACATCTCGATGGGAACATCAAGTTCTTCTGGAAGAAGCTCCTCTTTGCGGAATAA
- a CDS encoding FliA/WhiG family RNA polymerase sigma factor yields MGTSSSSGRSSSLRNNPPEAPYAGLDSSRKEEIARTFAPRIKAVALGLKAKLPGHVELSDLMSAGALGLMEAMGKFRSGPGVRFETFADSRIRGAMLDELRRMDWFSRGLRQKVKKLEQTIREFEQANGQTPSRSELEEITGQNRHDLENTLEALNSQLVLSLEAVQEQGLEPGENQPRNDPATTVLVHDIIDKLAHLIDRLNERERLVLSLYYTEELNMKEVAAALDITEGRVSQLHSQALAKLRKMFRQQHGETI; encoded by the coding sequence ATGGGAACATCAAGTTCTTCTGGAAGAAGCTCCTCTTTGCGGAATAACCCGCCCGAAGCGCCGTACGCCGGGCTGGACTCCTCGCGGAAAGAAGAAATCGCCCGCACCTTCGCCCCGCGCATCAAGGCCGTGGCTCTGGGACTCAAGGCCAAGCTGCCGGGACACGTCGAGCTGTCAGACCTGATGAGCGCCGGGGCTCTGGGACTCATGGAGGCCATGGGCAAGTTCCGGTCCGGCCCGGGCGTACGCTTCGAGACCTTTGCCGACAGCCGCATCCGGGGTGCCATGCTTGATGAGCTGCGGCGCATGGACTGGTTTTCCAGGGGCCTGCGCCAGAAGGTCAAGAAGCTGGAGCAGACCATCCGCGAGTTTGAACAGGCGAATGGTCAGACACCCAGCCGCTCCGAGCTGGAGGAAATCACCGGACAGAACCGTCACGACCTGGAAAACACCCTGGAGGCCCTCAACTCCCAGCTCGTACTGAGCCTCGAAGCCGTTCAGGAACAGGGCCTGGAACCCGGTGAAAACCAGCCCCGGAACGACCCGGCCACGACAGTCCTTGTCCATGACATCATTGACAAGTTGGCCCATCTCATCGATAGACTGAACGAACGGGAACGGCTGGTGCTCAGTTTGTACTACACCGAAGAGCTGAACATGAAGGAAGTGGCTGCCGCCCTGGACATCACCGAAGGCAGGGTCTCCCAGCTCCACTCTCAAGCCCTGGCCAAGCTCAGGAAGATGTTCCGGCAGCAGCACGGGGAAACGATCTGA
- a CDS encoding chemotaxis response regulator CheY, translating into MAINTNMRVLVVDDFSTMRRIIKNILKQLGFNNIVEADDGAAAWEILNKDQVDFIVSDWNMPQMTGIELLRKVRASEEFADLPFLMVTAEAQQENIIEAVQAKVSNYIVKPFTAETLGQKIHKIFE; encoded by the coding sequence ATGGCCATCAACACCAATATGCGGGTGCTCGTTGTGGACGATTTTTCCACCATGCGCCGGATCATCAAAAACATCCTCAAACAGTTGGGCTTCAACAATATCGTTGAGGCCGACGACGGCGCCGCAGCCTGGGAGATCCTGAACAAGGACCAAGTGGACTTCATCGTCTCCGACTGGAACATGCCGCAGATGACCGGCATCGAGCTGCTCCGCAAGGTCCGCGCCAGCGAAGAATTCGCCGACCTGCCCTTCCTCATGGTTACGGCGGAGGCCCAGCAGGAGAACATCATTGAGGCGGTGCAGGCCAAAGTTTCCAACTACATCGTCAAACCCTTCACGGCGGAAACCCTCGGCCAGAAGATTCACAAAATTTTCGAATGA
- a CDS encoding flagellar basal body-associated FliL family protein: MILPVLLAQPSSPEDSKVNLDRGGLREDIPRGLQKVELDLDDALFLEFEDKEEPAPQSLPAPQEEEETVQPVTRPFWKNPKVLIAAGVLLLAGAGSAAFFLPSPEEPVPQPAAPVPPPPRPEQEFPVSLQPRGFPDPLPDLPAPVFAFDSFQVEHSQGGQVRLLTCRFGVPEANRTLTLELREKNIILRDGVYRYLKNKPLAFLSDPANSEKIEADIVAVLNQFLQSGQVSSILFEEYAVQ, translated from the coding sequence ATGATTCTTCCTGTCCTCCTCGCCCAGCCCTCTTCCCCCGAAGATTCCAAGGTCAATCTGGATCGCGGCGGGCTGCGGGAGGATATTCCTAGAGGCCTGCAAAAGGTCGAACTGGACCTGGACGACGCGCTCTTTCTCGAATTCGAGGACAAGGAAGAGCCCGCTCCCCAATCCCTCCCCGCTCCTCAGGAAGAGGAAGAAACCGTCCAGCCCGTGACGCGGCCCTTCTGGAAGAACCCCAAGGTGCTGATCGCAGCCGGTGTGCTGCTTCTGGCTGGAGCGGGCAGCGCGGCATTTTTTCTTCCATCCCCGGAGGAACCGGTACCCCAGCCCGCCGCTCCGGTTCCGCCGCCCCCCAGACCGGAGCAGGAGTTTCCGGTTTCGCTGCAGCCCAGAGGATTTCCGGATCCCCTGCCCGATCTTCCCGCACCCGTATTCGCTTTTGACTCCTTTCAGGTGGAGCATAGCCAGGGCGGCCAGGTCCGGCTGCTGACCTGCCGGTTCGGCGTCCCCGAAGCCAATCGGACTCTCACTCTGGAACTGCGCGAAAAAAATATCATTCTGCGTGACGGCGTCTATCGCTATCTGAAAAACAAGCCCCTCGCTTTTCTGAGCGACCCTGCGAATTCGGAGAAAATCGAGGCCGATATCGTGGCGGTGCTCAACCAGTTCCTGCAAAGCGGACAGGTTTCATCCATCCTTTTTGAAGAGTACGCGGTGCAATGA
- a CDS encoding tRNA dihydrouridine synthase has protein sequence MNAFPITPDKPWLAPLAGFSDLPFRLLCREHGCTVAVTEMVSAKGLLYESPGTADLLRTCPADVPLVVQLFGSEESFLVRAVERLREAGYTHFDLNCGCSVRKVVKTGSGAALLREPEHLPRLAGALIKAAPPGGMGFKIRLGWNQPVYLRLGAELEALGAGWVAMHPRFGSQGFTGSADWKHLERLKNAVGIPVIASGDLFSAEDAARCADQTGVDGVMFARGALNDPEIFSRYLSLRRGGVPEPKTPGRTLALVRRLCQLYVEYGMDRPGLLKMRTLVPRFLKGLPGAREIRRDIVFCATWEQVFGTLDKHFHGREEQWS, from the coding sequence ATGAATGCCTTTCCCATAACCCCTGACAAACCCTGGCTTGCGCCCCTGGCCGGATTCTCCGATCTGCCCTTCCGTCTGCTCTGCCGCGAACACGGCTGCACCGTAGCCGTCACGGAAATGGTCAGCGCCAAAGGGCTGCTCTATGAAAGTCCCGGTACGGCGGATCTGCTCCGGACCTGTCCGGCGGATGTCCCTCTGGTCGTGCAGCTGTTCGGTTCGGAGGAATCGTTTCTGGTGCGGGCCGTTGAACGCCTGCGCGAAGCGGGCTACACGCATTTTGATCTCAACTGCGGCTGCTCCGTACGCAAGGTGGTCAAAACCGGCAGCGGCGCGGCCCTGTTGCGGGAACCCGAACATCTGCCGCGCCTGGCCGGAGCGCTGATCAAGGCCGCACCTCCCGGCGGCATGGGCTTCAAGATTCGTCTGGGCTGGAACCAGCCGGTCTATCTGCGCCTGGGCGCGGAACTCGAAGCTCTGGGTGCGGGCTGGGTCGCCATGCACCCGCGTTTCGGATCGCAGGGATTCACCGGCAGCGCGGACTGGAAGCATCTGGAGCGCCTCAAAAATGCAGTCGGCATTCCCGTCATCGCCAGCGGCGATCTGTTCTCTGCTGAAGACGCCGCGCGCTGCGCAGACCAGACCGGTGTGGATGGCGTGATGTTTGCCCGCGGGGCCCTGAACGACCCCGAAATTTTCTCCCGCTACCTCTCTCTGCGCCGGGGCGGTGTCCCGGAGCCAAAAACTCCCGGCCGGACTCTGGCGCTGGTGCGCAGACTCTGCCAGCTGTATGTTGAATACGGTATGGACCGGCCGGGACTGCTCAAGATGCGCACGCTGGTGCCCAGATTTCTGAAGGGGCTGCCCGGCGCCCGGGAGATACGGCGGGACATCGTGTTCTGCGCCACCTGGGAGCAGGTTTTCGGTACACTGGACAAACACTTTCACGGGCGGGAGGAGCAATGGAGCTGA
- the ispH gene encoding 4-hydroxy-3-methylbut-2-enyl diphosphate reductase, with the protein MELIIARTAGFCMGVDMALHKLDGALADPPSQGRIRTLGPLIHNPQVLERYQAQGVLQAGNAEDLQPGDVVVIRAHGIPKDTQAELLDRKAVLIDATCPKVKKAQILIHRQAEQGKHLLLFGERDHPEVRGLISYAPEHTVFENQDELTAVKFLPDKSYFLAAQTTQDRDVFMEVRDWLCANLSPDITVLDTICNATKDRQEEVRLLAGSVEAMIVVGGKNSGNTRRLAQIAQECGVFATHVETADELPLEELAKYPRMGLTAGASTPAWIIEDVVQTLCRRFGCESRSNE; encoded by the coding sequence ATGGAGCTGATCATCGCGCGCACGGCCGGATTCTGCATGGGCGTGGACATGGCCCTGCACAAACTTGACGGAGCTCTGGCCGATCCGCCCTCTCAGGGGCGAATCCGCACGCTCGGGCCGCTCATCCACAATCCACAGGTTCTGGAACGCTATCAGGCTCAGGGCGTGCTCCAGGCCGGAAATGCCGAAGACCTCCAGCCCGGCGATGTGGTCGTGATCCGCGCCCACGGCATCCCCAAAGACACTCAGGCGGAACTGCTGGATCGGAAGGCCGTGCTCATCGACGCCACCTGTCCCAAGGTGAAAAAGGCGCAGATTCTCATCCACCGGCAGGCCGAACAGGGCAAGCACCTGCTGCTTTTCGGGGAGCGCGACCATCCGGAAGTGCGCGGGCTCATCAGCTACGCGCCGGAGCACACGGTCTTCGAGAATCAGGACGAACTCACGGCCGTGAAGTTCCTGCCGGACAAGTCCTACTTTCTGGCCGCGCAGACTACCCAGGACAGGGATGTTTTCATGGAAGTACGGGACTGGCTGTGCGCCAATCTTTCACCGGACATCACGGTGCTGGACACCATCTGCAACGCCACCAAGGACAGGCAGGAGGAGGTCCGCCTGCTGGCCGGCAGTGTTGAAGCCATGATTGTGGTCGGAGGAAAAAACAGCGGCAATACCCGCCGTCTGGCGCAGATCGCGCAAGAGTGCGGCGTGTTCGCCACACACGTGGAAACAGCCGACGAACTGCCACTGGAGGAACTGGCCAAGTATCCCCGCATGGGCCTGACGGCCGGAGCTTCCACTCCGGCCTGGATTATCGAAGACGTGGTTCAGACCTTGTGCCGCCGCTTCGGCTGTGAGAGCCGGTCCAATGAATGA
- a CDS encoding acetate kinase → MNILVINSGSSSIKYQLIDMTTEKALCSGLVERIGEGMGALTHKINPGTDTEKKFSFEQDFPTHVEGMERVVELITDAEKGVIASTRDIHAVGHRVLLGGEEIKEPVRVNDWVKGVIRDYIPLGPLHNAANLAGIEVAMKLFPHAPSVAVFDTEFHQTMPEKAYLYPLPYELYKELRLRRYGFHGTSHAYVTRKAAEFLGKPASEVNLITCHLGNGCSMAAVQNGRCVDTTMGITPLEGLMMGTRCGDIDPALVPFLMEKKGWGPAEMDTVMNKKSGLKGICGMNDMRDVHAAREKGDAKAQLAFDMFVYRIRKYVGAFAVVLGRIDAVVFTAGIGENDDFVRSEVCRDMPLLGLEIDAQANAKRSGEIRAISTSASRIPVLIVPTNEELAIAQATQSVLK, encoded by the coding sequence GTGAACATTCTGGTCATCAATTCGGGCAGTTCGTCCATCAAATATCAGCTCATCGATATGACTACCGAGAAGGCCCTGTGTTCCGGTCTGGTGGAGCGCATCGGCGAGGGCATGGGCGCGCTGACGCACAAGATCAATCCGGGAACCGACACGGAGAAAAAGTTTTCCTTCGAGCAGGATTTCCCGACCCATGTGGAAGGCATGGAGCGCGTGGTGGAACTCATCACCGACGCGGAAAAGGGTGTCATCGCCTCCACCAGAGACATTCACGCCGTGGGGCACCGGGTGCTGCTGGGCGGCGAAGAAATCAAGGAGCCCGTGCGGGTGAATGATTGGGTCAAGGGCGTCATCCGCGACTATATTCCTCTGGGGCCCCTGCATAATGCGGCCAATCTGGCCGGCATCGAAGTGGCCATGAAGCTTTTTCCCCACGCTCCGTCTGTGGCCGTGTTCGATACGGAATTTCACCAGACCATGCCCGAGAAGGCTTACCTGTATCCGCTGCCGTACGAGCTGTACAAGGAACTGCGTCTGCGCCGGTACGGCTTTCATGGCACCTCGCATGCCTATGTTACCCGGAAGGCGGCGGAATTTCTGGGCAAGCCCGCAAGCGAGGTCAATCTCATCACCTGCCATCTGGGCAATGGCTGCTCCATGGCCGCCGTGCAGAACGGCCGCTGTGTGGACACCACCATGGGTATTACACCTCTGGAGGGTCTGATGATGGGTACCCGCTGCGGCGACATCGATCCGGCGCTTGTGCCTTTCCTGATGGAGAAAAAAGGCTGGGGACCGGCCGAAATGGACACGGTCATGAACAAAAAGAGCGGACTGAAGGGTATCTGCGGCATGAACGACATGCGTGATGTTCATGCCGCCCGCGAGAAGGGCGACGCCAAGGCACAGCTGGCTTTTGACATGTTTGTCTACCGCATTCGCAAGTATGTCGGAGCGTTCGCCGTGGTTCTCGGACGGATCGATGCAGTGGTCTTTACCGCCGGTATCGGCGAAAACGATGATTTCGTGCGGTCGGAAGTCTGCCGCGACATGCCCCTGCTGGGTCTTGAAATCGATGCCCAGGCCAATGCCAAACGCTCGGGAGAGATTCGCGCTATCAGTACATCGGCATCCAGAATACCTGTACTGATCGTACCGACCAACGAGGAACTGGCCATTGCCCAGGCCACCCAGTCCGTCCTGAAGTAG
- the pta gene encoding phosphate acetyltransferase: MSKNLYITATESRSGKSAIVLGVMQMLLRDIRRVGFFRPIISDDSDRKDHDIDLVLSQFYLGLRYEETYALTMKQAKDLVNAGQQALLIERIINKYKELEERCDFVLLEGTDFQGSSHTFEFDINADIAANLGSPLLIVINGNQKTEAELVSSTKLAVESFTEKSTDILGIVINRTALPDREALRRTLQESLERPELLLYTIPEVAILGKPTVADVMKWIGAEVLYGKEGLGAQVNDIVVAAMQIENFLNYIEQGSLVVTPGDRQDIIVSSLASRQSSSYPDIAGILLTGGIAPSKTLSRLVDGWTGMPVPVLLGREATFQTARRLYNMYGKIEPGDQKKIATALGIFEENVNTEELRGRLNARKSSKVTPQMFEYALIEKAKKHRQHIVLPEGNDERILRAADILLRRGVADLTILGDAKTISSMTSQMGLNLAGANIVSPAASPNYEDYVSTFLEMRKKKGMSRELAQDSMVDPTYFGTMMVYKGQADGMVSGAVNTTAHTIRPAFQIIKTRPGASIVSSVFLMCLKDRVLVFGDCAVNPNPTAVQLAEIAISSAETARIFGVEPRVAMLSYSTGDSGAGGDVDLVVEATRLAREQAPGLKLEGPLQYDAAIDPEVASKKLPDSEVAGRATVFVFPDLNTGNNTYKAVQRAANAVAIGPVLQGLNKPVNDLSRGCTVPDIVNTVAITAIQAQAEKGLI; this comes from the coding sequence ATGTCAAAAAATCTGTATATCACGGCTACGGAATCACGGAGCGGAAAATCGGCCATTGTGCTCGGCGTCATGCAGATGCTTCTGCGCGACATCCGCCGGGTCGGATTTTTCCGTCCCATCATCAGTGACGACTCGGACCGGAAGGACCACGACATCGATCTGGTTCTGTCCCAGTTCTATCTGGGACTGCGATACGAGGAAACCTACGCCCTGACCATGAAGCAGGCCAAGGATCTGGTTAATGCCGGTCAGCAGGCCCTGCTCATCGAGAGGATCATCAACAAATACAAGGAACTGGAAGAGCGGTGTGATTTCGTGCTGCTGGAGGGGACCGACTTCCAGGGCAGCAGCCACACCTTCGAGTTCGACATCAACGCGGACATTGCGGCCAATCTCGGTTCGCCGCTTCTGATTGTCATCAACGGCAACCAGAAGACGGAAGCCGAGCTTGTCAGTTCAACCAAGCTGGCGGTGGAGTCCTTTACCGAAAAGTCCACGGATATTCTGGGGATCGTCATCAACCGCACGGCTCTCCCCGACCGGGAAGCGCTGCGCCGGACCCTGCAGGAGAGTCTGGAGCGGCCGGAGCTGCTTCTTTACACCATTCCCGAGGTGGCCATTCTGGGCAAACCCACCGTGGCCGACGTCATGAAGTGGATCGGCGCCGAGGTCCTCTACGGCAAGGAAGGGCTGGGCGCGCAGGTGAACGATATTGTCGTGGCGGCCATGCAGATCGAAAATTTTCTGAATTACATCGAACAGGGAAGCCTTGTGGTCACGCCGGGCGACCGGCAGGACATCATCGTCAGCAGTCTGGCCTCCAGACAGTCGTCCTCCTATCCGGACATCGCTGGCATTCTGCTGACCGGCGGCATTGCCCCCAGCAAGACTCTTTCCCGGCTGGTGGACGGCTGGACAGGCATGCCCGTACCCGTTCTGCTGGGCCGGGAAGCCACTTTCCAGACCGCCCGGCGTCTGTACAACATGTATGGCAAGATCGAGCCGGGCGATCAGAAAAAAATCGCCACGGCTCTGGGTATTTTCGAGGAGAACGTGAATACGGAGGAACTGCGCGGACGCCTCAACGCCCGGAAATCGAGCAAGGTCACACCGCAGATGTTCGAATACGCGCTCATCGAGAAGGCCAAGAAGCACCGGCAGCATATCGTTCTGCCCGAAGGCAACGACGAGCGCATCCTGCGTGCGGCGGATATTCTGCTGCGCCGGGGCGTGGCGGACCTGACCATTCTGGGCGACGCCAAGACCATTTCGTCCATGACCTCCCAGATGGGGCTGAATCTGGCCGGAGCCAATATCGTCTCCCCGGCGGCCTCTCCGAACTACGAAGACTATGTGTCTACTTTTTTGGAGATGCGGAAGAAAAAGGGCATGTCCAGAGAGCTGGCGCAGGACAGCATGGTCGATCCCACCTATTTCGGTACCATGATGGTCTATAAGGGGCAGGCCGACGGCATGGTTTCCGGAGCCGTCAATACCACCGCCCACACCATCCGTCCGGCCTTCCAGATCATCAAGACGAGGCCGGGAGCGTCCATCGTGTCCAGCGTGTTCCTGATGTGCCTGAAGGACCGGGTCCTGGTTTTCGGCGACTGCGCCGTCAATCCCAATCCGACAGCGGTTCAGCTGGCCGAGATAGCCATCAGTTCCGCGGAAACGGCGCGTATTTTCGGCGTGGAGCCGCGAGTGGCGATGCTGTCCTATTCCACCGGGGATTCCGGTGCGGGCGGCGATGTGGATCTGGTGGTGGAAGCCACCCGGCTGGCGCGGGAACAGGCTCCGGGTTTGAAGCTGGAAGGACCCTTGCAGTATGACGCGGCCATTGATCCCGAAGTGGCCAGCAAGAAACTGCCCGACAGTGAAGTGGCCGGCAGAGCCACGGTTTTCGTCTTCCCGGATCTGAACACCGGCAACAACACGTACAAGGCGGTGCAGCGCGCGGCCAACGCCGTGGCCATCGGCCCGGTCCTTCAGGGGCTCAACAAGCCCGTGAACGATCTGAGCCGGGGATGCACCGTGCCCGATATCGTCAACACCGTGGCCATCACAGCCATACAGGCTCAGGCCGAAAAAGGCCTGATCTGA